One part of the Glycine max cultivar Williams 82 chromosome 14, Glycine_max_v4.0, whole genome shotgun sequence genome encodes these proteins:
- the LOC100775333 gene encoding 50S ribosomal protein L18, whose protein sequence is MVIPPPVRPPRITQFLKPYVLKMNFTNKYVSAQVIHSPTATVASSASSQEKALRSSLETSRDVAAAAKIGKILAERLLLKNIPAVSVHLKREQKYHGKVKAVIDSLREAGVKLL, encoded by the coding sequence ATGGTTATCCCACCCCCTGTAAGGCCTCCCAGGATTACACAATTTCTCAAACCTTATGTTCTGAAGATGAATTTTACCAATAAGTATGTGAGTGCCCAGGTGATTCACAGCCCAACTGCTACTGTAGCCTCTTCTGCAAGCTCGCAGGAGAAAGCGTTGAGATCAAGCTTGGAAACTAGTCGCGATGTGGCTGCAGCTGCAAAGATTGGGAAGATACTAGCAGAACGCCTTTTGCTTAAGAACATTCCTGCTGTTTCTGTTCACTTGAAGAGAGAGCAGAAGTATCATGGTAAGGTTAAAGCGGTTATTGATTCTCTCAGGGAAGCTGGTGTTAAGCTGCTTTGA
- the LOC100788863 gene encoding polygalacturonase isoform X3, whose product MGRYSGVSTRHSMGLLMRDGAQVILPLAHTIEHEEALTKAWEEACAATSASKIVIPGGSYKMEAVDLKGPCMAPIEIQFDGTLQAPADPNALDGADEWLKVQHVNFFTLSGKGVFDGQGATAWKQNDCGTNKNCKKRSKNFGFNFLNNSMVRDITSKDSKNFHVNVLGCNNFTFDGFHVSAPNTSINTDGIHIGRSTDVKILNTNIATGDDCVSLGDGSKKITVQNVNCGPGHGISVGSLGKYPEEEPVEQLLVKNCTLTNTDNGVRIKTWPSSPGASPITDMHFEDITMVDVMNPVIIDQEYCPWNQCSKQAPSKIKISKVTFKNIQGTSKTKEGVTLICSKGVPCEDVELNNVALTFNGAPIVAKCANVKPIVTGKAPACTCTA is encoded by the exons ATGGGTCGTTACAGCG GGGTTTCAACGAGGCACTCAATGGGTTTACTGATGAGGGATGGAGCTCAAGTTATATTGCCCCTAGCACACACAATTGAGCATGAGGAG GCTTTGACAAAAGCTTGGGAAGAGGCATGCGCAGCAACAAGTGCAAGCAAAATTGTGATTCCTGGTGGGTCATACAAGATGGAAGCAGTTGATTTAAAAGGTCCTTGCATGGCTCCCATTGAAATTCAGTTTGATGGCACACTTCAAGCACCGGCTGACCCGAATGCACTCGACGGGGCTGATGAATGGCTCAAAGTACAACATGTTAACTTTTTTACCTTATCAGGTAAAGGTGTTTTTGATGGTCAAGGTGCAACTGCTtggaaacaaaatgattgtGGAACTAACAAGAATTGCAAGAAACGTTCCAAG aattttggtttcaatttcCTGAACAATTCTATGGTTCGGGACATAACTTCTAAGGATAGCAAAAACTTTCATGTAAATGTTTTAGGGTGCAATAACTTCACATTTGATGGTTTCCACGTCAGTGCTCCAAATACCAGTATCAACACTGACGGGATTCACATTGGAAGATCAACTGATGTGAAAATTCTTAACACCAACATTGCCACTGGAGATGACTGCGTCTCATTGGGAGATGGTAGCAAAAAAATAACTGTCCAGAATGTGAATTGTGGACCTGGTCATGGCATTAGTGTTGGAAGTCTTGGCAAGTACCCAGAAGAAGAGCCGGTAGAACAACTTTTAGTCAAGAATTGCACTTTGACAAATACAGATAATGGTGTGAGGATCAAGACTTGGCCTAGTTCTCCAGGAGCTTCTCCTATTACTGATATGCATTTTGAAGATATTACCATGGTTGATGTCATGAACCCAGTGATCATAGACCAAGAGTATTGTCCTTGGAATCAGTGCTCAAAACAG GCTCCatcaaaaataaagataagCAAGGTTACCTTCAAGAATATTCAGGGCACTTCAAAAACCAAGGAAGGAGTGACTCTTATATGTAGCAAGGGTGTACCATGTGAGGATGTGGAACTAAATAACGTTGCTCTTACATTCAATGGAGCTCCAATAGTTGCTAAATGTGCTAATGTCAAGCCCATAGTTACAGGAAAAGCTCCTGCTTGCACATGTACAGCTTAA
- the LOC100788863 gene encoding polygalacturonase isoform X2: MLLLEAGVSTRHSMGLLMRDGAQVILPLAHTIEHEEALTKAWEEACAATSASKIVIPGGSYKMEAVDLKGPCMAPIEIQFDGTLQAPADPNALDGADEWLKVQHVNFFTLSGKGVFDGQGATAWKQNDCGTNKNCKKRSKNFGFNFLNNSMVRDITSKDSKNFHVNVLGCNNFTFDGFHVSAPNTSINTDGIHIGRSTDVKILNTNIATGDDCVSLGDGSKKITVQNVNCGPGHGISVGSLGKYPEEEPVEQLLVKNCTLTNTDNGVRIKTWPSSPGASPITDMHFEDITMVDVMNPVIIDQEYCPWNQCSKQAPSKIKISKVTFKNIQGTSKTKEGVTLICSKGVPCEDVELNNVALTFNGAPIVAKCANVKPIVTGKAPACTCTA; the protein is encoded by the exons ATGCTATTATTGGAAGCAG GGGTTTCAACGAGGCACTCAATGGGTTTACTGATGAGGGATGGAGCTCAAGTTATATTGCCCCTAGCACACACAATTGAGCATGAGGAG GCTTTGACAAAAGCTTGGGAAGAGGCATGCGCAGCAACAAGTGCAAGCAAAATTGTGATTCCTGGTGGGTCATACAAGATGGAAGCAGTTGATTTAAAAGGTCCTTGCATGGCTCCCATTGAAATTCAGTTTGATGGCACACTTCAAGCACCGGCTGACCCGAATGCACTCGACGGGGCTGATGAATGGCTCAAAGTACAACATGTTAACTTTTTTACCTTATCAGGTAAAGGTGTTTTTGATGGTCAAGGTGCAACTGCTtggaaacaaaatgattgtGGAACTAACAAGAATTGCAAGAAACGTTCCAAG aattttggtttcaatttcCTGAACAATTCTATGGTTCGGGACATAACTTCTAAGGATAGCAAAAACTTTCATGTAAATGTTTTAGGGTGCAATAACTTCACATTTGATGGTTTCCACGTCAGTGCTCCAAATACCAGTATCAACACTGACGGGATTCACATTGGAAGATCAACTGATGTGAAAATTCTTAACACCAACATTGCCACTGGAGATGACTGCGTCTCATTGGGAGATGGTAGCAAAAAAATAACTGTCCAGAATGTGAATTGTGGACCTGGTCATGGCATTAGTGTTGGAAGTCTTGGCAAGTACCCAGAAGAAGAGCCGGTAGAACAACTTTTAGTCAAGAATTGCACTTTGACAAATACAGATAATGGTGTGAGGATCAAGACTTGGCCTAGTTCTCCAGGAGCTTCTCCTATTACTGATATGCATTTTGAAGATATTACCATGGTTGATGTCATGAACCCAGTGATCATAGACCAAGAGTATTGTCCTTGGAATCAGTGCTCAAAACAG GCTCCatcaaaaataaagataagCAAGGTTACCTTCAAGAATATTCAGGGCACTTCAAAAACCAAGGAAGGAGTGACTCTTATATGTAGCAAGGGTGTACCATGTGAGGATGTGGAACTAAATAACGTTGCTCTTACATTCAATGGAGCTCCAATAGTTGCTAAATGTGCTAATGTCAAGCCCATAGTTACAGGAAAAGCTCCTGCTTGCACATGTACAGCTTAA
- the LOC100788863 gene encoding polygalacturonase isoform X4, which yields MPGVSTRHSMGLLMRDGAQVILPLAHTIEHEEALTKAWEEACAATSASKIVIPGGSYKMEAVDLKGPCMAPIEIQFDGTLQAPADPNALDGADEWLKVQHVNFFTLSGKGVFDGQGATAWKQNDCGTNKNCKKRSKNFGFNFLNNSMVRDITSKDSKNFHVNVLGCNNFTFDGFHVSAPNTSINTDGIHIGRSTDVKILNTNIATGDDCVSLGDGSKKITVQNVNCGPGHGISVGSLGKYPEEEPVEQLLVKNCTLTNTDNGVRIKTWPSSPGASPITDMHFEDITMVDVMNPVIIDQEYCPWNQCSKQAPSKIKISKVTFKNIQGTSKTKEGVTLICSKGVPCEDVELNNVALTFNGAPIVAKCANVKPIVTGKAPACTCTA from the exons ATGCCAGGGGTTTCAACGAGGCACTCAATGGGTTTACTGATGAGGGATGGAGCTCAAGTTATATTGCCCCTAGCACACACAATTGAGCATGAGGAG GCTTTGACAAAAGCTTGGGAAGAGGCATGCGCAGCAACAAGTGCAAGCAAAATTGTGATTCCTGGTGGGTCATACAAGATGGAAGCAGTTGATTTAAAAGGTCCTTGCATGGCTCCCATTGAAATTCAGTTTGATGGCACACTTCAAGCACCGGCTGACCCGAATGCACTCGACGGGGCTGATGAATGGCTCAAAGTACAACATGTTAACTTTTTTACCTTATCAGGTAAAGGTGTTTTTGATGGTCAAGGTGCAACTGCTtggaaacaaaatgattgtGGAACTAACAAGAATTGCAAGAAACGTTCCAAG aattttggtttcaatttcCTGAACAATTCTATGGTTCGGGACATAACTTCTAAGGATAGCAAAAACTTTCATGTAAATGTTTTAGGGTGCAATAACTTCACATTTGATGGTTTCCACGTCAGTGCTCCAAATACCAGTATCAACACTGACGGGATTCACATTGGAAGATCAACTGATGTGAAAATTCTTAACACCAACATTGCCACTGGAGATGACTGCGTCTCATTGGGAGATGGTAGCAAAAAAATAACTGTCCAGAATGTGAATTGTGGACCTGGTCATGGCATTAGTGTTGGAAGTCTTGGCAAGTACCCAGAAGAAGAGCCGGTAGAACAACTTTTAGTCAAGAATTGCACTTTGACAAATACAGATAATGGTGTGAGGATCAAGACTTGGCCTAGTTCTCCAGGAGCTTCTCCTATTACTGATATGCATTTTGAAGATATTACCATGGTTGATGTCATGAACCCAGTGATCATAGACCAAGAGTATTGTCCTTGGAATCAGTGCTCAAAACAG GCTCCatcaaaaataaagataagCAAGGTTACCTTCAAGAATATTCAGGGCACTTCAAAAACCAAGGAAGGAGTGACTCTTATATGTAGCAAGGGTGTACCATGTGAGGATGTGGAACTAAATAACGTTGCTCTTACATTCAATGGAGCTCCAATAGTTGCTAAATGTGCTAATGTCAAGCCCATAGTTACAGGAAAAGCTCCTGCTTGCACATGTACAGCTTAA
- the LOC100788863 gene encoding polygalacturonase isoform X1, translating into MDMKLNIPAINVLFLLLAISSTTQSVDINIKKFGGGADITQALTKAWEEACAATSASKIVIPGGSYKMEAVDLKGPCMAPIEIQFDGTLQAPADPNALDGADEWLKVQHVNFFTLSGKGVFDGQGATAWKQNDCGTNKNCKKRSKNFGFNFLNNSMVRDITSKDSKNFHVNVLGCNNFTFDGFHVSAPNTSINTDGIHIGRSTDVKILNTNIATGDDCVSLGDGSKKITVQNVNCGPGHGISVGSLGKYPEEEPVEQLLVKNCTLTNTDNGVRIKTWPSSPGASPITDMHFEDITMVDVMNPVIIDQEYCPWNQCSKQAPSKIKISKVTFKNIQGTSKTKEGVTLICSKGVPCEDVELNNVALTFNGAPIVAKCANVKPIVTGKAPACTCTA; encoded by the exons ATGGACATGAAGTTGAATATTCCAGCAATTAATGTTTTATTCTTATTGCTAGCTATTTCTAGTACAACTCAATCGgttgacattaatataaaaaaatttggcgGAGGTGCAGATATAACACAG GCTTTGACAAAAGCTTGGGAAGAGGCATGCGCAGCAACAAGTGCAAGCAAAATTGTGATTCCTGGTGGGTCATACAAGATGGAAGCAGTTGATTTAAAAGGTCCTTGCATGGCTCCCATTGAAATTCAGTTTGATGGCACACTTCAAGCACCGGCTGACCCGAATGCACTCGACGGGGCTGATGAATGGCTCAAAGTACAACATGTTAACTTTTTTACCTTATCAGGTAAAGGTGTTTTTGATGGTCAAGGTGCAACTGCTtggaaacaaaatgattgtGGAACTAACAAGAATTGCAAGAAACGTTCCAAG aattttggtttcaatttcCTGAACAATTCTATGGTTCGGGACATAACTTCTAAGGATAGCAAAAACTTTCATGTAAATGTTTTAGGGTGCAATAACTTCACATTTGATGGTTTCCACGTCAGTGCTCCAAATACCAGTATCAACACTGACGGGATTCACATTGGAAGATCAACTGATGTGAAAATTCTTAACACCAACATTGCCACTGGAGATGACTGCGTCTCATTGGGAGATGGTAGCAAAAAAATAACTGTCCAGAATGTGAATTGTGGACCTGGTCATGGCATTAGTGTTGGAAGTCTTGGCAAGTACCCAGAAGAAGAGCCGGTAGAACAACTTTTAGTCAAGAATTGCACTTTGACAAATACAGATAATGGTGTGAGGATCAAGACTTGGCCTAGTTCTCCAGGAGCTTCTCCTATTACTGATATGCATTTTGAAGATATTACCATGGTTGATGTCATGAACCCAGTGATCATAGACCAAGAGTATTGTCCTTGGAATCAGTGCTCAAAACAG GCTCCatcaaaaataaagataagCAAGGTTACCTTCAAGAATATTCAGGGCACTTCAAAAACCAAGGAAGGAGTGACTCTTATATGTAGCAAGGGTGTACCATGTGAGGATGTGGAACTAAATAACGTTGCTCTTACATTCAATGGAGCTCCAATAGTTGCTAAATGTGCTAATGTCAAGCCCATAGTTACAGGAAAAGCTCCTGCTTGCACATGTACAGCTTAA
- the LOC100788863 gene encoding polygalacturonase isoform X5 translates to MEAVDLKGPCMAPIEIQFDGTLQAPADPNALDGADEWLKVQHVNFFTLSGKGVFDGQGATAWKQNDCGTNKNCKKRSKNFGFNFLNNSMVRDITSKDSKNFHVNVLGCNNFTFDGFHVSAPNTSINTDGIHIGRSTDVKILNTNIATGDDCVSLGDGSKKITVQNVNCGPGHGISVGSLGKYPEEEPVEQLLVKNCTLTNTDNGVRIKTWPSSPGASPITDMHFEDITMVDVMNPVIIDQEYCPWNQCSKQAPSKIKISKVTFKNIQGTSKTKEGVTLICSKGVPCEDVELNNVALTFNGAPIVAKCANVKPIVTGKAPACTCTA, encoded by the exons ATGGAAGCAGTTGATTTAAAAGGTCCTTGCATGGCTCCCATTGAAATTCAGTTTGATGGCACACTTCAAGCACCGGCTGACCCGAATGCACTCGACGGGGCTGATGAATGGCTCAAAGTACAACATGTTAACTTTTTTACCTTATCAGGTAAAGGTGTTTTTGATGGTCAAGGTGCAACTGCTtggaaacaaaatgattgtGGAACTAACAAGAATTGCAAGAAACGTTCCAAG aattttggtttcaatttcCTGAACAATTCTATGGTTCGGGACATAACTTCTAAGGATAGCAAAAACTTTCATGTAAATGTTTTAGGGTGCAATAACTTCACATTTGATGGTTTCCACGTCAGTGCTCCAAATACCAGTATCAACACTGACGGGATTCACATTGGAAGATCAACTGATGTGAAAATTCTTAACACCAACATTGCCACTGGAGATGACTGCGTCTCATTGGGAGATGGTAGCAAAAAAATAACTGTCCAGAATGTGAATTGTGGACCTGGTCATGGCATTAGTGTTGGAAGTCTTGGCAAGTACCCAGAAGAAGAGCCGGTAGAACAACTTTTAGTCAAGAATTGCACTTTGACAAATACAGATAATGGTGTGAGGATCAAGACTTGGCCTAGTTCTCCAGGAGCTTCTCCTATTACTGATATGCATTTTGAAGATATTACCATGGTTGATGTCATGAACCCAGTGATCATAGACCAAGAGTATTGTCCTTGGAATCAGTGCTCAAAACAG GCTCCatcaaaaataaagataagCAAGGTTACCTTCAAGAATATTCAGGGCACTTCAAAAACCAAGGAAGGAGTGACTCTTATATGTAGCAAGGGTGTACCATGTGAGGATGTGGAACTAAATAACGTTGCTCTTACATTCAATGGAGCTCCAATAGTTGCTAAATGTGCTAATGTCAAGCCCATAGTTACAGGAAAAGCTCCTGCTTGCACATGTACAGCTTAA